The following coding sequences are from one Augochlora pura isolate Apur16 chromosome 6, APUR_v2.2.1, whole genome shotgun sequence window:
- the Pfk gene encoding ATP-dependent 6-phosphofructokinase isoform X4 — MAEDLAAQRFIKPGSHKGKGLAVFTSGGDSQGMNAAVRAVVRMGIYLGCKVFFIKEGYQGMVDGGNNIVEATWSSVSCIIHRGGTVIGSARCMEFKERAGRRTAAKNLVTRGITNLVVIGGDGSLTGANLFKEEWADLLKELADSGEITKEQADKNQHLHIVGLVGSIDNDFCGTDMTIGTDSALHRIIESIDAIVSTAYSHQRTFIMEVMGRHCGYLALVAAICCEADFVFIPEWPPEQDWPNKLCKKLLQERLTGQRLNIIIVAEGAVDRNGEPITAEKVHKVVVDKLQQDTRITVLGHVQRGGNPSAFDRVLGCRMGAEAVMALMEATPETEACVVTLDGNQAVRLPLMECVRRTKAVAQAMADKNWDLAVQLRGKGFARNLETYKMLTRLKAPVDHDPNKDHYTLAVMHIGSPSCGMNAAVRSFVRNCIYRGDKVYGICDGILGLMAGKFKPMDWPSVTGWVAQGGAYLGTKRAPPKDEQLPQIAQKLKEFGIQALLIIGGFEGYQTGLTFYKARDKYEEFRIPIAMIPATISNNVPGTEFSLGCDTALNEITEICDRIRQSAQGTKRRVFIIETMGGYCGYLATVAGLAGGSDAAYIFEEKFNIKDLNQDVIAMAAKMSEGVQRGLILRNENANLNYNTDFMQRLFSEEGKGLFSCRMNIIGHMQQGGSPTPFDRNLGTKMGSKAVDWFSDQLKKHTNADGKTLTTDTDTAVMIGIVRRQYRFTPFSELLDVTDFDHRIPTYQWWMKLRPLLKVLAKHESTYEEEGLYITVEEMDLDNDPPLV; from the exons ATGGCTGAAGACCTGGCAGCGCAAAGGTTTATAAAACCTGGTAGCCATAAAGGTAAAGGTCTTGCTGTCTTTACTAGTGGAGGAGATTCCCAAG GAATGAATGCTGCTGTTCGAGCAGTTGTTAGAATGGGTATTTATCTAGGAtgtaaagtattttttattaaagaaggCTATCAAGGCATGGTAGATGGAGGAAATAACATTGTTGAAGCAACTTGGTCATCTGTGTCTTGCATTATTCACAGA GGTGGTACAGTAATTGGTTCCGCGAGATGTATGGAATTCAAAGAACGTGCTGGTCGTAGAACAGCTGCCAAAAATTTAGTAACTCGTGGTATAACTAATTTAGTTGTGATAGGTGGTGATGGTTCGCTTACTGGTGCAAATCTCTTCAAAGAAGAATGGGCCGATTTGTTGAAGGAACTGGCAGATTCGg GTGAAATAACTAAGGAACAAGCAGACAAGAATCAGCACTTGCATATTGTCGGTTTAGTGGGTTCTATTGATAATGATTTTTGTGGAACTGACATGACCATTGGTACTGACTCCGCTTTGCATCGTATTATTGAAAGCATTGATGCAATCGTTAGTACAGCATATTCTCATCAAAGGACATTCATTATGGAAGTTATGGGTCGCCATTGTGG TTACCTGGCTCTAGTGGCAGCCATATGTTGTGAAGCTGACTTTGTATTCATCCCAGAGTGGCCACCTGAACAGGATTGGCCAAACAAGCTgtgcaaaaaattattgcag GAAAGACTTACTGGTCAAcgtttgaatattattattgtagctGAGGGAGCAGTGGATAGAAATGGTGAACCGATTACTGCAGAAAAAGTTCATAAAGTTGTCGTTGATAAGCTACAACAAGATACTAGAATTACTGTCCTCGGTCACGTTCAAAGAGGTGGTAATCCATCGGCTTTCGATAGAGTTCTg GGTTGTCGAATGGGTGCAGAAGCTGTAATGGCTTTAATGGAGGCAACACCAGAAACAGAAGCGTGTGTGGTTACATTAGATGGAAATCAGGCTGTTCGTTTGCCCCTGATGGAGTGTGTACGTCGTACCAAGGCGGTGGCACAAGCTATGGCTGACAAAAATTGGGATTTAGCTGTTCAACTTCGTGGAAA GGGATTTGCTCGCAACTTGGAGACGTACAAGATGTTGACTCGCCTGAAAGCACCTGTTGATCATGATCCCAACAAG GATCATTATACGTTAGCCGTGATGCATATAGGATCGCCATCCTGTGGTATGAATGCAGCTGTACGTTCCTTCGttagaaattgtatatatagaGGCGATAAG GTTTACGGCATTTGCGACGGAATACTCGGTCTTATGGCTGGGAAGTTCAAGCCAATGGATTGGCCTTCTGTCACCGGTTGGGTAGCACAAGGTGGTGCATACTTGGGGACAAAACGGGCTCCCCCGAAAGACGAACAATTGCCGCAAATTGctcaaaaattgaaagagtTTGGAATTCAAGCGTTACTTATTATTGGAGGATTCGAG GGTTATCAAACGGGTCTTACATTCTACAAAGCCAGAGATAAATACGAGGAGTTCCGGATTCCAATTGCAATGATACCCGCAACTATCAGCAATAACGTGCCAGGAACTGAATTTTCACTAGGCTGTGATACTGCTCTGAATGAAATTACGGAG atCTGTGATCGTATTCGTCAATCGGCACAAGGTACAAAACGCCGAGTATTTATTATCGAGACTATGGGTGGCTATTGTGGTTATCTGGCCACTGTTGCTGGATTAGCTGGTGGATCGGACGCGGCGTATATATTTGAGGAAAAATTCAACATCAAAGATTTGAATCAGGACGTGATTGCAATGGCAGCGAAAATGTCTGAAGGTGTACAAAGAGGTCTCATTTTGAGAAACGAAAATGCTAACTTGAACTAtaatacagattttatgcagAGACTTTTCAGCGAAGAGGGGAAAGGTCTCTTCAGTTGTAGAATGAATATCATTG GACATATGCAGCAAGGTGGTTCGCCAACTCCGTTTGATCGTAACTTGGGTACGAAAATGGGCTCTAAAGCGGTCGATTGGTTCAGCGATCAGTTGAAAAAACACACTAATGCCGATGGCAAAACGTTAACTACGGATACCGACACTGCGGTGATGATTGGTATAGTACGGAGACAGTATAGATTTACACCGTTCTCTGAACTTCTCGATGTTACCGACTTTGA tcATCGCATTCCAACGTATCAGTGGTGGATGAAGTTGCGACCGTTACTGAAAGTTTTAGCGAAACACGAGTCCACCTACGAGGAAGAGGGACTTTATATAACCGTCGAAGAAATGGATCTCGATAATGACCCACCTCTTGTCTAA
- the Pfk gene encoding ATP-dependent 6-phosphofructokinase isoform X3 has product MAEDLAAQRFIKPGSHKGKGLAVFTSGGDSQGMNAAVRAVVRMGIYLGCKVFFIKEGYQGMVDGGNNIVEATWSSVSCIIHRGGTVIGSARCMEFKERAGRRTAAKNLVTRGITNLVVIGGDGSLTGANLFKEEWADLLKELADSGEITKEQADKNQHLHIVGLVGSIDNDFCGTDMTIGTDSALHRIIESIDAIVSTAYSHQRTFIMEVMGRHCGYLALVAAICCEADFVFIPEWPPEQDWPNKLCKKLLQERLTGQRLNIIIVAEGAVDRNGEPITAEKVHKVVVDKLQQDTRITVLGHVQRGGNPSAFDRVLGCRMGAEAVMALMEATPETEACVVTLDGNQAVRLPLMECVRRTKAVAQAMADKNWDLAVQLRGKGFARNLETYKMLTRLKAPVDHDPNKESNGPTLTKDHYTLAVMHIGSPSCGMNAAVRSFVRNCIYRGDKVYGICDGILGLMAGKFKPMDWPSVTGWVAQGGAYLGTKRAPPKDEQLPQIAQKLKEFGIQALLIIGGFEGYQTGLTFYKARDKYEEFRIPIAMIPATISNNVPGTEFSLGCDTALNEITEICDRIRQSAQGTKRRVFIIETMGGYCGYLATVAGLAGGSDAAYIFEEKFNIKDLNQDVIAMAAKMSEGVQRGLILRNENANLNYNTDFMQRLFSEEGKGLFSCRMNIIGHMQQGGSPTPFDRNLGTKMGSKAVDWFSDQLKKHTNADGKTLTTDTDTAVMIGIVRRQYRFTPFSELLDVTDFDHRIPTYQWWMKLRPLLKVLAKHESTYEEEGLYITVEEMDLDNDPPLV; this is encoded by the exons ATGGCTGAAGACCTGGCAGCGCAAAGGTTTATAAAACCTGGTAGCCATAAAGGTAAAGGTCTTGCTGTCTTTACTAGTGGAGGAGATTCCCAAG GAATGAATGCTGCTGTTCGAGCAGTTGTTAGAATGGGTATTTATCTAGGAtgtaaagtattttttattaaagaaggCTATCAAGGCATGGTAGATGGAGGAAATAACATTGTTGAAGCAACTTGGTCATCTGTGTCTTGCATTATTCACAGA GGTGGTACAGTAATTGGTTCCGCGAGATGTATGGAATTCAAAGAACGTGCTGGTCGTAGAACAGCTGCCAAAAATTTAGTAACTCGTGGTATAACTAATTTAGTTGTGATAGGTGGTGATGGTTCGCTTACTGGTGCAAATCTCTTCAAAGAAGAATGGGCCGATTTGTTGAAGGAACTGGCAGATTCGg GTGAAATAACTAAGGAACAAGCAGACAAGAATCAGCACTTGCATATTGTCGGTTTAGTGGGTTCTATTGATAATGATTTTTGTGGAACTGACATGACCATTGGTACTGACTCCGCTTTGCATCGTATTATTGAAAGCATTGATGCAATCGTTAGTACAGCATATTCTCATCAAAGGACATTCATTATGGAAGTTATGGGTCGCCATTGTGG TTACCTGGCTCTAGTGGCAGCCATATGTTGTGAAGCTGACTTTGTATTCATCCCAGAGTGGCCACCTGAACAGGATTGGCCAAACAAGCTgtgcaaaaaattattgcag GAAAGACTTACTGGTCAAcgtttgaatattattattgtagctGAGGGAGCAGTGGATAGAAATGGTGAACCGATTACTGCAGAAAAAGTTCATAAAGTTGTCGTTGATAAGCTACAACAAGATACTAGAATTACTGTCCTCGGTCACGTTCAAAGAGGTGGTAATCCATCGGCTTTCGATAGAGTTCTg GGTTGTCGAATGGGTGCAGAAGCTGTAATGGCTTTAATGGAGGCAACACCAGAAACAGAAGCGTGTGTGGTTACATTAGATGGAAATCAGGCTGTTCGTTTGCCCCTGATGGAGTGTGTACGTCGTACCAAGGCGGTGGCACAAGCTATGGCTGACAAAAATTGGGATTTAGCTGTTCAACTTCGTGGAAA GGGATTTGCTCGCAACTTGGAGACGTACAAGATGTTGACTCGCCTGAAAGCACCTGTTGATCATGATCCCAACAAG GAGAGTAATGGCCCCACATTAACGAAG GATCATTATACGTTAGCCGTGATGCATATAGGATCGCCATCCTGTGGTATGAATGCAGCTGTACGTTCCTTCGttagaaattgtatatatagaGGCGATAAG GTTTACGGCATTTGCGACGGAATACTCGGTCTTATGGCTGGGAAGTTCAAGCCAATGGATTGGCCTTCTGTCACCGGTTGGGTAGCACAAGGTGGTGCATACTTGGGGACAAAACGGGCTCCCCCGAAAGACGAACAATTGCCGCAAATTGctcaaaaattgaaagagtTTGGAATTCAAGCGTTACTTATTATTGGAGGATTCGAG GGTTATCAAACGGGTCTTACATTCTACAAAGCCAGAGATAAATACGAGGAGTTCCGGATTCCAATTGCAATGATACCCGCAACTATCAGCAATAACGTGCCAGGAACTGAATTTTCACTAGGCTGTGATACTGCTCTGAATGAAATTACGGAG atCTGTGATCGTATTCGTCAATCGGCACAAGGTACAAAACGCCGAGTATTTATTATCGAGACTATGGGTGGCTATTGTGGTTATCTGGCCACTGTTGCTGGATTAGCTGGTGGATCGGACGCGGCGTATATATTTGAGGAAAAATTCAACATCAAAGATTTGAATCAGGACGTGATTGCAATGGCAGCGAAAATGTCTGAAGGTGTACAAAGAGGTCTCATTTTGAGAAACGAAAATGCTAACTTGAACTAtaatacagattttatgcagAGACTTTTCAGCGAAGAGGGGAAAGGTCTCTTCAGTTGTAGAATGAATATCATTG GACATATGCAGCAAGGTGGTTCGCCAACTCCGTTTGATCGTAACTTGGGTACGAAAATGGGCTCTAAAGCGGTCGATTGGTTCAGCGATCAGTTGAAAAAACACACTAATGCCGATGGCAAAACGTTAACTACGGATACCGACACTGCGGTGATGATTGGTATAGTACGGAGACAGTATAGATTTACACCGTTCTCTGAACTTCTCGATGTTACCGACTTTGA tcATCGCATTCCAACGTATCAGTGGTGGATGAAGTTGCGACCGTTACTGAAAGTTTTAGCGAAACACGAGTCCACCTACGAGGAAGAGGGACTTTATATAACCGTCGAAGAAATGGATCTCGATAATGACCCACCTCTTGTCTAA